From one Mytilus edulis chromosome 1, xbMytEdul2.2, whole genome shotgun sequence genomic stretch:
- the LOC139514584 gene encoding uncharacterized protein, with product MSKRKEKASKQQDPVTRSDMLSNGFHGYKEGYEKLEKIGVTQRNRDFFNKIFVPVFLMVSTPNFVMLLWYTATKHKGSYGNMVHSITQASTLDSLRELWGDVHICSNFALSVVFGYCIWALLLMKCLPGKLVKGPITPKGNTPVYKDNGFSHYVVTMTTLFILTVILKKYNLSPSVVYDNFGDILGTLNVLSAIFCIFLYIKGLYSPSSTDCGSSGNIIFDYYWGTELYPRVLGFDIKVFTNCRFGMTIWAVLVYIYALKSYELHGFVDSMIVSAILQLAYITKFFWWEAGYLSTIDIMVDRAGYYICWGCLVYVPSLYASVSLYLVNNPVYLGRFWSTFILTCGLLSISVNYFADWQKQRVRSADGDCLIWGKKPNIIRAKYTLEDGQEKESILLTSGWWGLSRHFHYIPEILLALFWTLPAGFENFMPFSYVIFLTILLTHRSFRDDDKCSSKYGPFWMDYCERVPHRIVPYLF from the coding sequence ATGTCGAAGAGAAAGGAAAAAGCTTCGAAGCAACAAGACCCTGTCACAAGATCAGACATGTTGAGTAATGGTTTCCATGGCTACAAAGAAGGATATGAAAAATTGGAAAAGATTGGTGTTACACAGCGTAACcgggattttttcaataaaatattcgTTCCTGTGTTCCTGATGGTATCAACACCAAATTTTGTCATGTTGCTATGGTACACAGCTACAAAACACAAAGGAAGTTACGGAAACATGGTTCATTCAATTACCCAAGCATCAACGTTGGACTCTTTAAGGGAGTTATGGGGAGATGTTCATATTTGCAGCAACTTCGCTCTTTCTGTCGTGTTTGGTTATTGCATCTGGGCATTATTACTGATGAAATGTTTGCCAGGAAAGCTAGTCAAAGGTCCAATTACTCCAAAAGGAAACACTCCAGTGTACAAAGACAATGGATTCTCGCATTATGTCGTTACCATGactactttatttattttaaccgTCATTCTTAAGAAGTATAACTTGTCACCATCTGTAGTTTATGATAACTTTGGTGACATTCTCGGAACACTGAATGTTTTAAGTGCTATATTTTGCATCTTTCTGTACATTAAAGGTCTATATTCACCGTCTTCAACTGATTGTGGGTCCTCTGGAAACATTATATTTGACTATTACTGGGGAACCGAACTCTATCCTCGTGTACTTGGATTTGACATCAAAGTCTTCACTAACTGTAGATTCGGAATGACAATTTGGGCCGTGCTTGTTTATATTTATGCTTTAAAGAGCTACGAACTTCATGGATTTGTTGATAGTATGATCGTATCAGCAATTTTGCAATTGGCATACATCACAAAGTTCTTTTGGTGGGAAGCAGGTTATCTAAGCACAATAGACATCATGGTTGATCGCGCTGGATATTATATATGTTGGGGATGCTTAGTTTACGTACCTTCTTTGTATGCCTCAGTTAGCCTCTATCTGGTAAATAACCCCGTTTATCTTGGTCGGTTCTGGTCGACATTTATTTTAACATGTGGACTGTTGTCGATCTCCGTTAATTATTTCGCAGACTGGCAGAAACAGCGCGTGCGATCAGCAGACGGCGACTGTCTTATTTGGGGAAAGAAACCGAATATCATTAGAGCCAAATATACGCTTGAAGACGGACAAGAGAAGGAAAGTATACTTCTAACCTCCGGATGGTGGGGACTTTCTCGCCATTTCCACTACATACCTGAGATTTTATTAGCCTTGTTCTGGACATTACCAGCAGGATTTGAGAACTTCATGCCATTTTCTTACGTCATTTTCCTCACTATACTCTTGACGCACCGTAGCTTCCGAGACGACGACAAATGCAGTTCGAAGTATGGCCCCTTCTGGATGGACTATTGTGAACGAGTACCACACAGAATTGTTCCATATTTATTTTAG